The Sphaerospermopsis torques-reginae ITEP-024 genome has a window encoding:
- a CDS encoding MgPME-cyclase complex family protein, translated as MTTYYYVLASQHFLLEEEPLEEVLKERTRNYHEQEKEIDFWLVKNPAFLEAPEMAANKAKCPKPPVAIISTNSQFITWLKLRLEYVITGEFQAPSATIPNPLASLTTVS; from the coding sequence ATGACAACATACTATTACGTTTTAGCTAGTCAACACTTTTTACTAGAAGAAGAACCTCTAGAGGAAGTTCTCAAAGAACGTACCCGTAACTACCACGAACAAGAAAAAGAGATAGATTTTTGGTTAGTGAAAAACCCAGCTTTCCTGGAAGCACCGGAAATGGCAGCAAATAAAGCTAAGTGTCCTAAACCTCCGGTAGCAATTATTTCTACCAATTCTCAATTTATTACTTGGTTAAAATTACGCTTAGAGTATGTCATCACTGGAGAATTTCAAGCTCCTTCGGCAACAATTCCTAATCCTTTGGCAT